One window of the Asticcacaulis sp. SL142 genome contains the following:
- a CDS encoding HU family DNA-binding protein codes for MTTKAELVASIAEQAGLTKEQAKKALDAFTDSVSDALKKGEEVRLVGFGTFLAVKREAGTARNPRTGETVARPASTTARFRVGEGLKSALNG; via the coding sequence ATGACGACGAAAGCTGAACTCGTGGCATCGATTGCCGAACAGGCCGGCCTGACCAAAGAGCAAGCCAAAAAGGCACTCGACGCATTTACCGACAGCGTTTCGGATGCTCTCAAAAAAGGCGAAGAAGTCCGTCTCGTGGGCTTTGGCACCTTCCTGGCTGTCAAGCGCGAAGCTGGTACGGCCCGCAACCCGCGCACCGGTGAAACGGTTGCCCGTCCGGCCAGCACAACCGCGCGTTTCCGCGTCGGTGAAGGCCTGAAGTCTGCCCTTAACGGCTAA